One Phaseolus vulgaris cultivar G19833 chromosome 11, P. vulgaris v2.0, whole genome shotgun sequence genomic window carries:
- the LOC137818029 gene encoding borneol dehydrogenase, mitochondrial-like, translating to MAHVSVVSAAVKRLEGKVAIITGGASGIGEATARLFSEHGAHVVIADIQDDLGLSLCNELESAVYVHCDVTEEEDVENCVNIAVSKYGKLDIMFNNAGSSDLFKRSILDNTKSDFERVLSVNLVGPFLGTKHAARVMIPAKRGCIINTASIAGCIGGGATHAYTSAKHGLLGLMKNTAVELGEFGIRVNCVSPHLVVTPLLNKYFNLNEEGARKSYTNLKGWHPVANDVAEAALYLASDESKYVSSLNIVLDGGLTNSNVGFPMFGKSE from the exons ATGGCACATGTTTCTGTTGTCTCCGCTGCTGTTAAAAG GCTTGAGGGGAAAGTGGCCATTATCACTGGTGGTGCCAGCGGTATTGGCGAGGCCACTGCAAGACTCTTCTCCGAGCATGGAGCTCATGTGGTGATAGCTGATATTCAAGACGATTTGGGTCTTTCTCTATGCAACGAATTGGAATCTGCTGTGTATGTTCATTGTGATGTGACAGAGGAAGAAGACGTTGAAAACTGCGTGAACATAGCAGTTTCAAAGTATGGGAAGCTGGACATCATGTTTAACAACGCTGGTTCAAGTGATTTGTTCAAAAGAAGCATACTTGACAATACCAAGTCTGATTTCGAGAGAGTGTTGAGTGTGAACTTGGTTGGTCCATTTCTGGGAACAAAGCACGCAGCAAGGGTAATGATTCCTGCTAAAAGGGGTTGCATAATTAACACAGCTAGTATTGCTGGATGCATAGGTGGAGGAGCTACACATGCCTACACCAGTGCAAAGCATGGTCTACTGGGACTGATGAAAAACACGGCGGTGGAGCTTGGAGAATTCGGTATTCGGGTGAACTGCGTGTCTCCCCATTTGGTTGTGACACCGTTgctaaataaatatttcaatctTAATGAAGAAGGAGCTCGTAAGAGTTATACCAACCTAAAAGGTTGGCATCCTGTGGCTAACGATGTAGCCGAAGCTGCTCTTTACTTGGCAAGCGATGAGTCTAAGTATGTTAGTTCTCTCAATATTGTTTTAGATGGAGGATTGACCAATTCAAATGTTGGATTTCCTATGTTTGGAAAATCCGAGTAA